In a genomic window of Pseudomonas oryzihabitans:
- the recG gene encoding ATP-dependent DNA helicase RecG: MNELAATPVTALKGVGAALQEKLARVGLETLQDVLFHLPLRYQDRTRIVPIGALRPGQDAVVEGMVASAEVIMGRRRSLLVRLQDGSGTLSLRFFHFSQAQKDGLKRGTLLRCYGEVRPGASGLEIYHPEYRAQDESAPAPVEQTLTPIYPTTEGLTQLRLRQLSGQALERLGPESLPDWLPPEMAEHYRLGPLADALRYLHRPPPDADLEELAEGRHWAQERLVFEELLTHQLSLQRLRETLRAQRAVPLPAARRLPQRYLDNLGFIPTGAQQRVGREIAYDLAQAEPMLRLVQGDVGAGKTVVAALAALQAIEAGYQVALMAPTEILAEQHFLNFQRWFAALDIEVAWLAGKLKGKARASSLERIAAGAPMVVGTHALFQDEVRFARLALVVIDEQHRFGVQQRLALRQKGVDGRLAPHQLIMTATPIPRTLAMSAYADLDTSVLDELPPGRTPVNTVSVTDSRREEVVERVRAACHEGRQAYWVCTLIEESEELTCQAAETTYEELQLALAELRVGLIHGRMKPAEKAAVMAEFKAGNLQLLVATTVIEVGVDVPNASLMIIENPERLGLAQLHQLRGRVGRGSAVSHCVLLFHPPLSQIGRERLAIMRETNDGFIIAEKDLELRGPGEMLGTRQTGLLQFKVADLMRDAHWLPAVRDAAQELLARWPSHAGPLLERWLRHGQQYGQV; this comes from the coding sequence ATGAACGAGCTGGCCGCGACGCCGGTCACCGCCCTCAAGGGGGTAGGCGCCGCCCTGCAGGAAAAGCTCGCGCGGGTCGGCCTGGAAACCTTGCAGGACGTGCTCTTCCACCTGCCGTTGCGCTACCAGGACCGGACTCGCATCGTGCCCATCGGCGCCTTGCGGCCCGGCCAGGATGCGGTGGTGGAGGGCATGGTCGCCTCCGCCGAGGTGATCATGGGCCGCCGGCGCAGCCTGCTGGTACGGCTGCAGGACGGCAGCGGCACCCTATCACTGAGATTCTTCCACTTCAGCCAGGCGCAGAAGGACGGCCTCAAGCGCGGCACCCTGCTGCGCTGCTACGGTGAGGTCCGCCCCGGCGCCTCGGGGCTGGAGATCTATCACCCGGAGTACCGCGCCCAGGACGAGAGCGCCCCGGCGCCGGTCGAGCAGACGCTGACGCCCATCTACCCGACCACCGAAGGCCTCACCCAGCTACGGCTACGCCAGCTCAGCGGCCAGGCACTGGAGCGGCTGGGGCCCGAATCGCTGCCGGACTGGCTGCCGCCGGAGATGGCCGAGCACTATCGCCTGGGCCCACTGGCCGATGCGCTGCGCTATCTGCACCGGCCGCCGCCGGATGCCGATCTCGAAGAACTCGCCGAAGGCCGCCATTGGGCCCAGGAACGGCTGGTCTTCGAAGAGTTGCTAACCCACCAGCTGTCCCTGCAGCGGCTGCGCGAGACCCTACGCGCCCAGCGCGCCGTGCCCCTGCCGGCGGCCCGGCGGCTGCCGCAGCGCTACCTGGACAACCTCGGCTTCATCCCCACCGGCGCCCAGCAGCGCGTCGGTCGCGAGATCGCCTACGACCTCGCCCAGGCCGAGCCCATGTTGCGGCTGGTACAGGGTGACGTGGGCGCGGGCAAGACGGTGGTCGCCGCCCTGGCTGCCCTGCAGGCCATCGAGGCGGGCTACCAGGTGGCGCTGATGGCGCCCACCGAGATCCTCGCCGAGCAGCACTTCCTCAACTTCCAGCGCTGGTTCGCCGCCCTGGACATCGAGGTGGCCTGGTTGGCCGGCAAGCTCAAGGGCAAGGCCCGCGCCAGCTCGCTCGAACGCATCGCCGCCGGGGCGCCCATGGTGGTGGGCACCCATGCGCTGTTCCAGGACGAGGTCCGCTTCGCCCGGCTGGCGCTGGTGGTGATCGACGAACAGCACCGCTTCGGCGTGCAGCAGCGCCTGGCCCTGCGCCAGAAGGGCGTCGACGGCCGCCTGGCCCCGCACCAGCTGATCATGACCGCCACGCCCATTCCGCGCACCCTGGCCATGAGCGCCTATGCCGACCTGGACACCTCGGTGCTCGACGAGCTGCCGCCAGGCCGCACCCCGGTCAATACCGTGAGTGTGACCGACAGCCGGCGCGAGGAAGTGGTGGAGCGGGTGCGCGCGGCCTGCCACGAGGGGCGTCAGGCCTATTGGGTCTGCACCCTGATCGAGGAATCCGAGGAACTCACCTGCCAGGCCGCCGAGACCACCTACGAGGAATTGCAGCTGGCCCTGGCCGAGTTGCGCGTCGGGCTGATCCACGGGCGCATGAAGCCGGCGGAGAAGGCCGCGGTGATGGCCGAGTTCAAGGCTGGCAACCTACAGCTGCTGGTGGCCACCACGGTGATCGAGGTGGGGGTGGACGTCCCCAACGCCAGCCTGATGATCATCGAGAATCCCGAACGCCTGGGCCTGGCCCAGTTGCACCAGCTACGCGGCCGGGTCGGGCGGGGTAGTGCGGTCAGCCATTGCGTGCTGCTGTTCCATCCGCCGCTGTCGCAGATCGGTCGGGAGCGTCTGGCCATCATGCGCGAGACCAATGACGGCTTCATCATCGCCGAAAAGGATCTGGAGCTACGCGGCCCCGGCGAGATGCTCGGCACGCGCCAGACCGGCCTGCTGCAATTCAAGGTGGCCGATCTGATGCGCGACGCCCATTGGCTGCCAGCGGTGCGCGATGCCGCCCAGGAATTGCTGGCACGCTGGCCGAGCCATGCCGGGCCGCTGCTGGAACGTTGGCTGCGCCATGGGCAGCAATACGGTCAGGTTTGA
- a CDS encoding hydrogen peroxide-inducible genes activator, whose translation MTLTELRYIVTLAQEQHFGRAAERCHVSQPTLSVGVKKLEDELGILIFERSKSAVRLTPTGEGIVAQAQKVLEQAQGIRELAQAGKNQLSAPLKIGAIYTIGPYLFPHLIPQLNRVAPEMPLYIEENFTHLLRDKLRTGELDAVILALPFSEPDVLTMPLYDEPFYVMMPARHPWTKLKAIPQNQLSDKSLLLLGEGHCFRDQVLEACPTVRKHEENKNSTVESSSLETIRHMVASGLGVSVLPFSAVESHHYAPGIIEVRPFERPVPYRTVAIAWRASFPRPKAIEVLADSVRLCSVARPEAKGVVQPA comes from the coding sequence ATGACCCTGACTGAACTGCGCTATATCGTCACGCTCGCCCAGGAACAGCACTTTGGCCGAGCCGCCGAGCGTTGCCATGTCAGCCAGCCGACGCTGTCGGTCGGCGTCAAGAAGCTCGAGGACGAGCTGGGCATTCTGATCTTCGAGCGCAGCAAGAGTGCCGTGCGCCTGACCCCCACCGGCGAGGGCATCGTCGCCCAGGCGCAAAAGGTGCTGGAACAGGCCCAGGGCATCCGTGAACTGGCCCAGGCTGGCAAGAACCAGCTCAGCGCCCCACTGAAGATCGGTGCCATCTATACCATCGGGCCCTATCTCTTCCCGCATCTCATCCCGCAACTCAACCGGGTGGCGCCGGAGATGCCGCTGTACATCGAGGAAAACTTCACCCATCTACTGCGCGACAAGCTGCGCACGGGTGAACTGGACGCCGTCATCCTGGCCCTGCCGTTCAGCGAGCCGGATGTCCTGACCATGCCGCTGTACGACGAACCCTTCTACGTGATGATGCCGGCGCGGCACCCCTGGACCAAGCTCAAGGCCATCCCGCAGAACCAGCTCAGCGACAAGAGCCTGCTGCTGCTGGGCGAGGGTCACTGCTTCCGCGACCAGGTCCTCGAAGCCTGCCCGACGGTGCGCAAGCACGAGGAGAACAAGAACTCCACGGTGGAATCCTCGTCGCTGGAGACCATCCGCCACATGGTCGCCTCTGGCCTGGGCGTCTCGGTGCTGCCGTTCTCGGCGGTGGAGAGTCATCACTATGCGCCGGGGATCATCGAGGTGCGGCCTTTCGAGCGGCCGGTGCCCTATCGCACCGTGGCCATCGCCTGGCGCGCCAGCTTTCCGCGGCCCAAGGCCATCGAGGTGCTGGCCGACTCGGTCCGGCTGTGCTCGGTGGCGCGGCCTGAGGCCAAGGGCGTCGTACAGCCGGCATGA
- a CDS encoding NAD-dependent epimerase/dehydratase family protein, translated as MSTILIAGCGDVGSRLGLQLVAQGHRVFGLRRNAAALPAELLAVAGDLADPEPPAAWPREPLDQIVYATAATDHDEAGYRAAYVDGLRHLLGWLAACDQRPQRLLFVSSSGVYAQQNGAWIDETAPAQPERFSGRILREAEELALGSGIPASVVRLTGIYGPGREALLRQVRAGSRVTRQPPLYGNRIHVEDAAGLLALLLQRDREGVALEALYLGVDDDPAPLDEVVDWLRARLGIDFWSEDAELRRAGSKRCSNARARALGWVPRYPSYREGYAAILAG; from the coding sequence ATGAGCACCATCCTGATCGCCGGTTGTGGCGATGTCGGCAGCCGCCTCGGCCTGCAACTGGTCGCCCAGGGTCACCGCGTCTTTGGCCTGAGGCGCAACGCCGCCGCCCTGCCCGCCGAATTGCTAGCTGTCGCGGGCGACCTGGCCGATCCCGAGCCGCCAGCGGCCTGGCCGCGTGAGCCCCTCGATCAGATAGTCTATGCCACCGCCGCGACCGACCATGACGAAGCCGGCTACCGCGCCGCCTACGTCGACGGCCTGCGCCATCTGCTGGGCTGGCTGGCCGCCTGCGACCAGCGTCCGCAGCGACTGCTGTTCGTCTCCAGCAGCGGCGTTTATGCCCAGCAGAACGGCGCCTGGATCGATGAAACCGCGCCGGCCCAACCCGAGCGCTTTTCCGGCCGCATCCTGCGCGAGGCGGAAGAGCTGGCGCTCGGCAGCGGGATTCCCGCCAGCGTGGTGCGGCTGACCGGCATCTATGGTCCCGGACGCGAGGCGCTGCTGCGCCAGGTCCGTGCGGGCTCCCGGGTGACTCGCCAGCCGCCGCTCTATGGCAATCGCATCCACGTCGAGGACGCCGCCGGCCTGCTGGCGCTGCTGCTGCAGCGGGATCGCGAAGGGGTCGCCCTGGAGGCTCTCTATCTGGGCGTGGACGATGACCCGGCCCCGCTGGACGAGGTGGTCGACTGGCTGCGTGCCCGCCTCGGCATCGACTTCTGGTCCGAGGACGCCGAGTTGCGCCGGGCCGGCAGCAAGAGATGCAGCAACGCCCGCGCCCGTGCCCTGGGCTGGGTGCCCCGCTACCCCAGCTATCGCGAGGGCTACGCGGCGATTCTCGCGGGCTGA
- the gltP gene encoding glutamate/aspartate:proton symporter GltP, with protein sequence MTKPKLSLAWQILIGLVLGIAVGALLNHFSAEKAWWISNVLKPAGDIFIRLIKMIVVPIVIATLVVGIAGVGDSKKLGRIGLKTILYFEIVTTLAIVVGLFFADSVQPGAGIDMSTLGTTDISQYQKTTAEVQHDHAFIATILNLIPSNVFAAVARGEMLPIIFFAVMFGLGLGALPEATREPVVRVFQGISEAMFKVTHMIMNYAPIGVFALIAVTVANFGFASLLPLAKLVVLVYVAIGFFALGVLGLVAKLFGFSIFRIIRILKDELILAYSTASSETVLPRIIEKMEAYGAPKAITSFVVPTGYSFNLDGSTLYQSIAALFIAQLYGIDLSLGQQLLLVLTLMVTSKGIAGVPGVSFVVLLATLGSVGIPLEGLAFIAGVDRIMDMARTALNVIGNALAALVIAKWEGLYDAEKGAAYWAALPHLKSGGAKIEERPQATRGDALRD encoded by the coding sequence ATGACCAAGCCCAAGCTCAGCCTCGCCTGGCAGATCCTCATCGGCCTCGTGCTGGGGATCGCCGTCGGCGCACTGCTCAATCACTTCAGTGCCGAGAAGGCCTGGTGGATCTCGAACGTTCTCAAGCCAGCGGGTGACATCTTCATCCGGCTGATCAAGATGATCGTGGTGCCCATCGTCATCGCCACCCTGGTGGTCGGTATCGCCGGCGTCGGCGACTCCAAGAAGCTGGGCCGCATCGGGCTCAAGACCATCCTCTACTTCGAGATCGTCACCACCCTGGCCATCGTCGTCGGCCTGTTCTTCGCCGACAGCGTGCAGCCCGGTGCCGGCATCGACATGAGCACCCTGGGTACCACCGACATCTCCCAGTACCAGAAGACCACCGCGGAAGTGCAGCATGACCATGCCTTCATCGCGACCATCCTCAACCTGATTCCCTCCAATGTCTTCGCCGCCGTGGCCCGTGGCGAGATGCTGCCGATCATCTTCTTCGCCGTGATGTTCGGTCTGGGCCTGGGCGCCCTGCCGGAAGCCACCCGGGAACCGGTTGTGCGGGTCTTCCAGGGCATCTCCGAGGCCATGTTCAAGGTCACTCACATGATCATGAACTACGCGCCCATCGGCGTCTTCGCCCTGATCGCGGTGACCGTGGCCAACTTCGGCTTCGCCTCCCTGCTGCCGCTGGCCAAGCTGGTGGTGCTGGTCTACGTCGCCATCGGCTTCTTCGCCCTCGGTGTGCTGGGGCTGGTGGCCAAGCTGTTCGGCTTCTCGATCTTCCGCATCATCCGCATCCTCAAGGACGAGCTGATCCTGGCCTATTCCACCGCCAGCTCGGAAACCGTGTTGCCGCGCATCATCGAGAAGATGGAGGCCTACGGCGCGCCCAAGGCCATCACCAGCTTCGTGGTGCCCACCGGCTACTCCTTCAACCTCGACGGCTCCACCCTCTACCAGAGCATCGCGGCGCTGTTCATCGCTCAGCTTTATGGCATCGACCTGTCGCTCGGCCAGCAATTGCTGCTGGTGCTGACCCTGATGGTCACCTCCAAGGGCATCGCCGGCGTGCCGGGCGTGTCCTTCGTGGTGCTGCTGGCCACTCTGGGCAGCGTCGGCATCCCGCTGGAAGGCCTGGCCTTCATCGCCGGGGTGGATCGCATCATGGACATGGCGCGTACCGCGCTGAACGTGATCGGCAACGCCCTGGCCGCGCTGGTCATCGCCAAATGGGAAGGGCTGTACGACGCCGAGAAGGGCGCTGCCTACTGGGCGGCCCTGCCGCACCTCAAGAGCGGTGGCGCCAAGATCGAGGAACGCCCGCAGGCCACCCGTGGCGATGCGCTGCGCGACTGA
- a CDS encoding aldo/keto reductase, translated as MSAITRLQLNDGHHIPQFGLGVWQTPAEETAQVVKTALDLGYRHIDTAAIYGNEEGVGQAIAQAGLPRDELFVTTKLWNADQGYDSALRAFDTSLAKLGLEYVDLYLIHWPLPEKGLFLDSWKALIELRNQGRVKSIGVSNFRQDDIETLLTETGVVPVVNQIECHPLLQQQELREFNTYKGIATEAWSPLAQGGELLGSPVLQQLAAKHGKTPAQVVLRWHIQLGNIIFPKSKTPKRIEENMQIFDFALDEDDLRQIAGLNQDKRLGPDPATFNG; from the coding sequence ATGTCCGCGATCACCCGTCTTCAGCTCAACGACGGTCACCATATTCCGCAATTCGGCCTGGGCGTCTGGCAGACCCCCGCCGAAGAGACGGCCCAGGTGGTCAAGACCGCCCTCGACCTGGGCTATCGCCACATCGATACCGCGGCCATCTACGGCAACGAAGAGGGCGTCGGCCAGGCCATCGCCCAGGCCGGTCTGCCGCGTGACGAGCTGTTCGTCACCACCAAGCTATGGAATGCCGACCAGGGCTACGACAGTGCCCTGCGCGCCTTCGATACCAGCCTGGCCAAGCTGGGCCTGGAGTATGTCGATCTCTACCTGATCCACTGGCCGCTGCCGGAAAAGGGCCTGTTTCTCGACAGCTGGAAAGCCCTGATCGAGTTGCGCAACCAGGGCCGGGTGAAGTCCATCGGTGTCTCCAACTTCCGCCAGGACGATATCGAGACCCTGCTCACCGAGACCGGCGTGGTACCGGTGGTCAACCAGATCGAGTGCCATCCGTTGCTGCAGCAACAGGAGTTGCGCGAGTTCAATACCTACAAGGGCATCGCCACCGAGGCCTGGAGCCCGCTGGCCCAGGGTGGCGAGCTGCTGGGTAGCCCAGTACTGCAGCAATTGGCGGCCAAGCACGGCAAGACGCCGGCCCAGGTGGTGCTGCGCTGGCATATCCAGCTCGGCAACATCATCTTCCCCAAATCCAAGACGCCCAAGCGCATCGAAGAAAACATGCAGATCTTCGACTTCGCCCTGGATGAGGATGACCTGCGCCAGATCGCTGGTCTGAACCAAGACAAGCGTCTAGGTCCTGATCCGGCCACTTTCAACGGCTGA
- the fdhA gene encoding formaldehyde dehydrogenase, glutathione-independent, with amino-acid sequence MSGNRGVVYLGAGKVEVQTIPYPKMETPQGKRIDHGVILRVVSTNICGSDQHMVRGRTTAPEGLVLGHEITGEVIEAGRDVETLKVGDLVSVPFNVACGRCRTCKEQDTGVCLTVNPSRAGGAYGYVDMGGWVGGQAEYVLVPYADFNLLKLPNRDAAMEKIRDLTCLSDILPTGYHGAVTAGVGPGTSVYIAGAGPVGLAAAASARLLGAAVVIVGDVNPVRLAHAKAQGFEIADLSQDTPLHEQIAALLGTPEVDCAVDAVGFEARGHGHEGAKSEAPATVLNSLMGIVRVAGKIGIPGLYVTDDPGAVDAAAKQGALSIRFGLGWAKSHSFHTGQTPVMKYNRQLMQAIMWDRIKIADIVGVQVITLDEAPRGYSEFDSGVPKKFVIDPHRLFSAA; translated from the coding sequence ATGTCCGGCAATCGTGGCGTCGTCTATCTGGGTGCGGGCAAGGTCGAGGTGCAGACCATTCCCTATCCGAAGATGGAAACCCCGCAAGGCAAGCGTATCGACCATGGCGTGATCCTGCGCGTGGTCTCCACCAACATCTGCGGTTCCGACCAGCACATGGTGCGTGGCCGGACCACGGCTCCCGAAGGCCTGGTACTCGGCCACGAGATCACCGGCGAGGTGATCGAAGCGGGTCGCGACGTCGAAACCCTCAAGGTCGGCGATCTGGTCTCGGTACCCTTCAACGTCGCCTGCGGTCGCTGCCGCACCTGTAAAGAGCAGGACACCGGTGTCTGCCTCACCGTGAACCCCTCGCGTGCCGGCGGTGCCTATGGCTACGTCGACATGGGCGGTTGGGTCGGTGGCCAGGCCGAGTACGTGCTGGTCCCCTATGCCGACTTCAACCTGCTCAAGCTGCCGAACCGCGACGCGGCCATGGAGAAGATCCGCGACCTGACCTGCCTGTCCGACATCCTGCCCACCGGCTACCACGGCGCCGTCACCGCTGGCGTCGGCCCGGGCACCAGCGTCTACATCGCCGGCGCCGGTCCAGTCGGTCTAGCCGCCGCCGCTTCCGCCCGCCTGCTGGGGGCTGCCGTGGTCATCGTCGGCGACGTCAACCCGGTACGCCTGGCCCACGCCAAGGCCCAGGGCTTCGAGATCGCCGACCTGTCCCAGGACACCCCGCTGCACGAACAGATCGCCGCGCTGCTGGGCACCCCGGAAGTGGATTGCGCGGTCGACGCCGTCGGCTTCGAGGCCCGTGGCCATGGTCACGAGGGTGCCAAGAGCGAGGCGCCGGCCACCGTGCTGAACTCGCTGATGGGCATCGTGCGGGTGGCTGGCAAGATCGGTATCCCCGGCCTGTACGTCACCGACGATCCGGGCGCGGTCGACGCCGCCGCCAAGCAGGGCGCCCTGAGCATCCGCTTCGGCCTGGGCTGGGCCAAGTCCCACAGCTTCCACACCGGCCAGACCCCGGTGATGAAGTACAACCGCCAGCTGATGCAGGCGATCATGTGGGATCGCATCAAGATCGCCGACATCGTCGGCGTGCAGGTGATCACCCTGGACGAGGCCCCCCGCGGCTACAGCGAATTCGATTCGGGCGTACCGAAGAAATTCGTCATCGATCCGCACCGGCTGTTCAGCGCCGCTTAA
- a CDS encoding MFS transporter, giving the protein MQSASAPLTSRPLGRSDYKTLSLSALGGALEFYDFVIFVFFAAVVGKLFFPTDMPEWLRQMQTFGIFAAGYLARPLGGIVMAHFGDLLGRKKMFTLSIFMMALPTLGMGLMPTYAQIGVAAPILLLVLRIIQGAAIGGEVPGAWVFVSEHVPGKHVGYACGTLTAGLTFGILLGSLMATLINTLFTPLEVADYAWRFPFLIGGVFGLFSVYLRRWLHETPVFAELAIHKSLAEEVPLKAVLRDHPGSVVLSMLLTWMLTAGIVVVILMTPTLLQTQYGFSAALALKANSLAIVFLTLGCILSGALSDRFGSGPVFIVGGLILAVASWALYAGLKTHPEWLFPLYALAGGAVGVIGGVPRVMVLAFPPKVRFSGLSFSYNVAYAIFGGLTPMVVTLMLKQHPLGPAWYVTGLALLGVGVGFYLLGRERRAAALATA; this is encoded by the coding sequence CTGCAATCCGCCTCCGCGCCCCTCACGTCGCGCCCCCTGGGCCGTAGCGACTACAAGACCTTGTCGTTGTCCGCCCTGGGCGGTGCGCTGGAATTCTACGACTTCGTCATCTTCGTCTTCTTCGCCGCGGTGGTGGGAAAACTGTTCTTTCCCACCGACATGCCCGAGTGGCTGCGGCAGATGCAGACCTTCGGCATCTTCGCCGCCGGCTACCTGGCGCGGCCCCTGGGCGGCATCGTCATGGCGCACTTCGGCGACCTGCTCGGCCGCAAGAAGATGTTCACCCTGAGCATCTTCATGATGGCGCTGCCGACCCTGGGCATGGGCCTGATGCCCACCTACGCCCAGATCGGCGTGGCCGCCCCCATCCTGCTGCTGGTGCTGCGCATCATCCAGGGCGCGGCCATCGGCGGCGAGGTACCCGGTGCCTGGGTGTTCGTCTCCGAGCACGTCCCCGGCAAGCACGTCGGCTATGCCTGCGGCACCCTCACCGCGGGTCTGACCTTCGGCATCCTGCTCGGCTCGCTGATGGCGACCCTGATCAACACCCTCTTCACCCCGCTGGAAGTGGCCGACTACGCCTGGCGCTTCCCCTTCCTGATCGGCGGCGTCTTCGGGCTGTTCTCGGTCTACCTGCGGCGCTGGCTGCACGAGACGCCGGTGTTCGCCGAACTGGCGATCCACAAGTCGCTGGCCGAAGAGGTGCCGCTCAAGGCCGTGCTGCGCGACCATCCCGGCAGCGTGGTGCTGTCCATGCTGCTGACCTGGATGCTCACCGCCGGCATCGTCGTGGTCATCCTCATGACCCCGACCCTGCTGCAGACCCAGTACGGCTTCTCCGCGGCCTTGGCGCTCAAGGCCAACAGCCTGGCCATCGTCTTCCTGACCCTCGGCTGCATCCTCTCCGGTGCGCTGTCCGACCGTTTCGGCAGCGGTCCGGTGTTCATCGTCGGTGGCCTGATCCTGGCGGTGGCCAGTTGGGCCCTGTACGCGGGCCTCAAGACCCATCCGGAGTGGCTGTTCCCGCTCTATGCCCTGGCGGGCGGGGCGGTCGGTGTCATCGGCGGCGTGCCGCGGGTGATGGTGCTGGCCTTTCCGCCCAAGGTGCGCTTCTCGGGCCTGTCGTTCTCCTACAACGTCGCCTACGCCATCTTCGGCGGCCTGACGCCCATGGTCGTCACCCTGATGCTCAAGCAGCATCCGCTGGGTCCGGCCTGGTACGTCACGGGGCTGGCCCTGCTGGGCGTGGGTGTCGGCTTCTACCTGCTCGGCCGCGAACGCCGCGCCGCCGCCCTGGCGACTGCCTGA
- a CDS encoding acyl-CoA thioesterase, which produces MEELEQEDPIPQGDLAMQITALPRETNGFGDIYGGWLVAQMDLAGSAMASRLAAGRVATVAIDRMTFMTPVPVGAQLSFYTNTLEIGRSSIQILIEVWSDDPLSSEWRKVTEAVFVFVAIDGSGRTRPVPARR; this is translated from the coding sequence ATCGAAGAGCTCGAACAAGAAGATCCCATCCCCCAGGGCGACCTGGCCATGCAGATCACCGCCCTGCCCCGGGAAACCAATGGTTTCGGCGACATCTACGGTGGCTGGCTGGTGGCCCAGATGGACCTCGCCGGCAGCGCCATGGCCAGTCGCCTGGCCGCCGGACGCGTCGCCACCGTGGCCATCGACCGCATGACCTTCATGACCCCGGTGCCCGTGGGCGCACAGCTCTCCTTCTACACCAACACCCTGGAGATCGGCCGCAGCTCCATCCAGATCCTCATCGAGGTCTGGAGCGACGACCCGTTGTCCAGCGAGTGGCGCAAGGTGACCGAAGCGGTGTTCGTCTTCGTCGCCATCGACGGTAGCGGGCGCACCCGTCCGGTACCGGCGCGGCGCTAG
- a CDS encoding aldose 1-epimerase family protein, which yields MRHARLLSGCLLLLVSATASAWEYTLIAPDKPVQNWSISSDRLGIRDGLAFTVGMHRLSGGRQEGSVLIEIDTGALQITVVATRGMNVLRAQAGTLRLGWDSPVREVVNPTFVNLESRGGRGWLEGFNEWVARAGFEWVGQPGMDRGQPLTLQGRASYLPASQVVLTIDEQPPHRIGLKGVLYEEAFKQADFRIDTELVTHAGATSFTLHDRLTNQSDHAAEYQVLYLSNFGPPLLGEGARFAAPVREVSPFDARARSELAEWQGYRAPTPGYGETLYNLYPWSDDQGHSLAVLHDRSAHQGVALAFNVHELPVFTLWKNTDGKAQGYVTGLAPGTSFSYNRSQQRALGLVPRIEAGGSRDFTLEYRLLPTAAAVQQALRQVDAIQHGRPTKVRETPLVSGP from the coding sequence ATCCGCCATGCCCGTCTGCTGTCTGGCTGTCTCCTGCTCCTCGTCAGCGCCACGGCTTCGGCCTGGGAATACACCCTCATCGCCCCGGACAAGCCGGTACAGAACTGGAGCATCAGCAGTGATCGGCTGGGTATTCGCGACGGCCTGGCCTTCACCGTCGGGATGCACCGCCTGAGCGGCGGACGCCAGGAGGGCTCGGTGCTGATCGAGATCGACACCGGGGCCTTGCAGATCACCGTGGTCGCCACCCGTGGCATGAATGTCCTGCGCGCCCAGGCCGGGACCCTGCGGCTGGGCTGGGACTCGCCCGTGCGCGAGGTGGTCAACCCGACCTTCGTCAATCTGGAGAGCCGTGGCGGTCGGGGCTGGCTGGAAGGCTTCAACGAATGGGTGGCCCGCGCCGGCTTCGAGTGGGTCGGCCAGCCGGGCATGGACCGCGGCCAACCGCTCACCCTGCAGGGTCGTGCCAGCTACCTGCCGGCGAGCCAGGTGGTGCTCACCATCGATGAGCAGCCGCCCCATCGCATCGGCCTCAAGGGCGTCTTGTACGAGGAGGCCTTCAAGCAGGCCGACTTCCGCATCGACACCGAACTGGTCACCCATGCCGGGGCCACGAGCTTCACCCTGCACGACCGCCTGACCAACCAGAGCGACCATGCCGCCGAGTATCAGGTGCTCTATCTCAGCAACTTCGGGCCGCCACTGCTCGGCGAGGGCGCACGCTTCGCCGCCCCGGTGCGCGAGGTGTCGCCCTTCGACGCGCGGGCGCGTAGCGAACTGGCGGAATGGCAGGGCTATCGCGCACCGACGCCAGGCTATGGCGAGACACTCTACAACCTCTATCCCTGGAGCGACGATCAAGGACACAGCCTGGCGGTGCTGCACGACCGCAGTGCCCACCAGGGCGTGGCCCTGGCGTTCAATGTGCACGAATTGCCAGTCTTCACCCTGTGGAAGAATACCGATGGCAAGGCACAGGGCTACGTCACCGGCCTGGCGCCGGGCACCAGCTTTTCCTACAACCGCAGCCAGCAGCGCGCCCTGGGCCTGGTACCCCGTATCGAGGCCGGTGGCAGCCGCGACTTCACCCTCGAATACCGCCTGTTGCCCACCGCGGCGGCCGTCCAGCAGGCGCTACGCCAGGTCGACGCCATCCAGCACGGACGGCCGACGAAGGTCAGGGAAACGCCGCTGGTGTCCGGCCCCTAG